One part of the Humulus lupulus chromosome 9, drHumLupu1.1, whole genome shotgun sequence genome encodes these proteins:
- the LOC133800479 gene encoding formate--tetrahydrofolate ligase-like, translating into MYSRQGFSGLPICMAKTQYSFSHNAAEKGAPSGFVLPIRDVRASIGVGFIYPLVGTMSTIPGLPTRPCFYEIDLDTTTGKVIGLS; encoded by the coding sequence ATGTACAGTAGGCAAGGATTTTCAGGTCTGCCCATCTGCATGGCCAAGACTCAGTATTCATTTTCACACAATGCAGCTGAGAAGGGAGCCCCCAGCGGCTTTGTCCTACCGATAAGGGATGTGAGGGCTAGTATTGGGGTTGGATTCATATACCCTTTGGTGGGAACAATGAGTACAATTCCAGGACTTCCTACAAGGCCATGCTTCTACGAAATTGATCTCGACACCACTACTGGAAAGGTTATTGGTCTCTCTTGA